The following are from one region of the Deinococcus seoulensis genome:
- a CDS encoding DoxX family protein: MNIFIWIITGLVALAFLAAGSMKLTQPKEKLAPQMPWVNDFPQGTVRTIGLLEVLGALGLILPRALNVLPWLSTVAAAGLILTMIGAAAVHVRRKEPIVPAVVLGVLSAAALWATTQG, encoded by the coding sequence ATGAACATCTTCATCTGGATCATCACCGGCCTCGTCGCCCTCGCCTTCCTCGCCGCCGGCAGCATGAAACTCACGCAACCCAAAGAGAAACTCGCGCCACAGATGCCCTGGGTCAACGACTTCCCGCAGGGCACCGTCCGCACCATCGGCCTGCTCGAGGTACTCGGCGCCCTGGGCCTGATCCTCCCGCGCGCCCTGAACGTCCTGCCCTGGCTGTCCACCGTCGCCGCCGCCGGACTGATCCTCACCATGATCGGCGCCGCCGCCGTTCACGTGCGCCGCAAGGAACCCATCGTCCCGGCCGTCGTCCTGGGCGTCCTCAGCGCCGCCGCCCTCTGGGCCACCACCCAGGGCTGA
- a CDS encoding ABC transporter permease, which translates to MTAVAAPRTPARQTPLTLALRRFRRNRVGVFSAWVLAALYAVALLAGFLAPYSITAQHEEYSFQRPQPIHVVHDGKLMRPFVYGFRKTRDPVTYLSTFAPDTSRPLPILLFVRGDDPAESAYNFLGVFRSQWHLFGVKDGYYFPLGTDKFGRDLLSRMLVGSQVSLTVGVIGILISFTIGIVLGGVSGYFGGWIDNLIQRLVEVLLSFPRLPILLALSTIIPARWPSTWVYLGIVAVLALIGWAGLARVIRGQVMSARTVDYVQAARAIGSSDLRVILRHIMPNLSSFLIVTATLALPGYILGESALSFLGLGIKEPMTSWGLLLKDAQNFETLNLYPWLLLPGLLIVISVLAFNFLGDALRDAADTQSR; encoded by the coding sequence ATGACGGCCGTCGCCGCGCCGCGCACGCCTGCCCGGCAGACGCCGCTGACCCTGGCGCTGCGCCGCTTCCGCCGGAACCGCGTGGGTGTGTTCAGCGCCTGGGTGCTGGCCGCCCTGTACGCCGTGGCCCTGCTGGCCGGGTTCCTCGCGCCGTACTCGATCACCGCGCAGCACGAGGAGTACTCCTTCCAGCGTCCCCAGCCCATTCACGTCGTGCATGACGGCAAACTGATGCGCCCCTTCGTGTACGGCTTCAGGAAGACGCGGGATCCGGTCACGTACCTCAGTACCTTCGCGCCCGACACCAGCCGCCCCCTGCCGATCCTGCTGTTCGTGCGGGGCGACGATCCGGCCGAATCCGCGTACAACTTCCTGGGTGTGTTCCGCAGCCAGTGGCACCTGTTCGGCGTGAAGGACGGCTATTACTTCCCACTCGGGACCGACAAGTTCGGCCGTGACCTGCTGTCGCGCATGCTGGTCGGCTCGCAGGTCAGCCTGACCGTCGGCGTGATCGGCATCCTGATCTCGTTCACCATCGGCATCGTGCTGGGCGGCGTCAGCGGGTACTTCGGCGGCTGGATCGACAACCTGATCCAGCGGCTCGTGGAGGTGCTGCTGTCCTTCCCGCGCCTCCCGATCCTGCTGGCGCTGTCCACCATCATTCCCGCCCGCTGGCCCAGCACCTGGGTGTACCTGGGGATCGTCGCCGTGCTGGCCCTGATCGGCTGGGCCGGACTGGCCCGCGTGATCCGCGGGCAGGTCATGAGTGCCCGCACCGTCGATTACGTGCAGGCCGCCCGCGCCATCGGCAGCAGCGACCTGCGCGTGATCCTGCGGCACATCATGCCGAACCTCAGTTCCTTCCTGATCGTCACCGCCACCCTGGCCCTGCCCGGCTACATCCTCGGCGAGAGCGCCCTGAGCTTCCTGGGCCTGGGCATCAAGGAACCCATGACCAGCTGGGGCCTGCTGCTCAAGGACGCGCAGAACTTCGAAACCCTGAACCTCTACCCCTGGCTGCTGCTGCCGGGCCTGCTGATCGTGATTTCCGTGCTGGCCTTCAACTTCCTGGGAGACGCCCTGCGGGACGCCGCCGACACCCAGAGCCGCTGA
- a CDS encoding ABC transporter permease has protein sequence MLSYTIRRILGMIPTLLLISVVCFTVINLQPGSFLDQYLEDPRVTKETVQSITRQLGLDQPLWVQYLTWMKGIVTQGDFGYSFVNGRPVSSLIWERLGWTVFLALLTLLVSWVIAVPLGIYTALNRYTKRSAALNFFGYVSLATPDFLVALLLIALVLKWGGSNVGGLFSPQFIDAPWSAAKVLDLLNHLWIPMIAIGLEGVAGLMRQMRASMLDVVGQDYVRTARAKGLAERRVLWKHAVRNAVNPLISLAGLSLPSLISGTIIASIVLNLPTIGPFLYDSLLNKDQYVAMTLLLFSALLLLIGNLLSDLALAWADPRVRFE, from the coding sequence ATGCTGAGTTACACCATCCGGCGCATCCTGGGCATGATTCCCACGCTGCTGCTGATCAGCGTGGTGTGTTTCACCGTGATCAACCTGCAACCCGGTTCCTTCCTGGATCAGTACCTCGAAGACCCGCGCGTGACGAAAGAGACCGTGCAGAGCATCACGCGGCAACTGGGTCTGGATCAGCCGCTGTGGGTGCAGTACCTGACCTGGATGAAGGGAATCGTCACGCAGGGGGACTTCGGGTACTCGTTCGTCAACGGCCGCCCCGTCTCCAGCCTGATCTGGGAACGGCTGGGCTGGACGGTCTTCCTGGCCCTCCTGACCCTGCTGGTGTCCTGGGTGATCGCGGTGCCGCTGGGCATCTATACCGCCCTGAACCGCTACACGAAACGCAGCGCCGCCCTGAACTTCTTCGGGTACGTGAGCCTCGCCACGCCGGACTTCCTGGTGGCGCTGCTGCTGATCGCGCTGGTCCTGAAGTGGGGCGGGTCGAACGTGGGCGGCCTGTTCAGCCCGCAGTTCATCGACGCGCCCTGGAGCGCCGCGAAGGTGCTGGACCTGCTGAACCACCTGTGGATTCCCATGATCGCCATCGGCCTGGAGGGCGTGGCGGGCCTGATGCGGCAGATGCGGGCGTCCATGCTGGACGTGGTCGGGCAGGATTACGTGCGGACCGCGCGCGCCAAGGGCCTCGCGGAGCGGCGGGTGCTGTGGAAGCACGCGGTCCGTAACGCCGTGAACCCCCTGATCAGCCTCGCGGGCCTGAGCCTGCCCAGTCTGATCTCGGGCACGATCATCGCCAGCATCGTGCTGAACCTGCCGACCATCGGGCCGTTCCTGTACGACAGCCTGCTGAACAAGGACCAGTACGTCGCCATGACCCTGCTGCTGTTCAGTGCGCTGCTGCTGCTGATCGGGAACCTGCTGTCCGACCTGGCGCTGGCGTGGGCGGACCCGCGCGTGAGGTTCGAATGA
- a CDS encoding ABC transporter substrate-binding protein: MHRPTPLALITLTLMTAALTGTAHAAPKKISGYGTLGVTNGKPGGTYTLPLGDSPQSLFYYGVIDNNLGLVSQQLFDGLLEFNLATYKLEPALAESYAVSNGGKTYTFKLRQGVKWSDGQTFDADDVVFTYRNIIMNPEARAGDAASFKLDGKQIEISRVNQYTVKFDLPRPSPAFLLQMRSFIMPKHKLLKFSEEGGAKPSDINGAWPTNAPESDVVGTGPFKLSNYTAGQKVTLVRNPNHWKVDAAGTRLPYLDRLEFLIIRDPQAQVAQFLAGNLDQLNISGAQFPDLKSKEVAGAPFKVMRSTALFGSPPFVAYNFDARDPALAKVFSDVRFRRAMQGALNRERIIDTVYNGLASLPGHGVAPINKEWYANTRPQLGSFNVTAAGQALDAMGLKSKNSAGIRLLPNGKPLEFDLTYGTDSSTYPAMATIIQSDFAKVGVKVNLRGILSSKLLSTGQSGDWEMILHAFGDQPDPELRKPIWQPGGALYYWHRSLQPARDGDKPNLAKMAAWEKDIYAIFDKAATTTNVGERKALYTRWQLLFAQNLPVTPIAKPENIGAVSNKYGNYVYNLGVIPGYNPVTLIYQK; this comes from the coding sequence ATGCACAGACCCACCCCACTGGCGCTGATCACCCTCACCCTGATGACCGCCGCCCTGACCGGCACAGCCCACGCCGCCCCCAAGAAGATCAGCGGCTACGGCACCCTCGGCGTGACGAACGGCAAACCCGGCGGCACCTACACCCTCCCGCTCGGCGACAGCCCCCAGAGCCTGTTCTACTACGGCGTCATCGACAACAACCTCGGGCTGGTCTCGCAGCAACTGTTCGACGGCCTGCTGGAATTCAACCTCGCCACCTACAAACTCGAACCCGCCCTCGCCGAGAGCTACGCCGTCAGCAACGGCGGAAAAACCTACACCTTCAAACTCCGCCAGGGCGTCAAGTGGAGCGACGGGCAGACCTTCGACGCCGACGACGTGGTGTTCACGTACCGGAACATCATCATGAACCCCGAGGCCCGCGCCGGGGACGCCGCCAGCTTCAAACTCGACGGCAAGCAGATCGAGATCAGCCGCGTGAACCAGTACACCGTGAAATTCGACCTGCCGCGCCCCAGCCCCGCCTTCCTGCTGCAGATGCGCTCGTTCATCATGCCCAAGCACAAACTCCTGAAATTCTCGGAGGAAGGCGGCGCCAAACCCAGCGACATCAACGGCGCGTGGCCCACCAACGCCCCCGAGAGCGACGTGGTCGGCACCGGGCCGTTCAAACTGAGCAACTACACGGCCGGGCAGAAGGTCACGCTGGTCCGCAACCCCAACCACTGGAAGGTCGACGCGGCCGGCACCCGCCTCCCGTACCTCGACCGACTCGAATTCCTGATCATCCGTGACCCGCAGGCGCAGGTCGCGCAGTTCCTCGCCGGGAACCTCGACCAGCTGAACATCAGCGGCGCGCAGTTCCCCGACCTGAAGAGCAAGGAAGTCGCGGGCGCGCCCTTCAAGGTCATGCGCTCCACCGCCCTGTTCGGCAGTCCCCCCTTCGTCGCGTACAACTTCGACGCCAGGGACCCGGCGCTGGCCAAGGTGTTCAGCGACGTGCGTTTCCGCCGCGCCATGCAGGGCGCCCTGAACCGCGAACGCATCATCGACACCGTGTACAACGGACTGGCCAGCCTGCCCGGCCACGGCGTGGCGCCCATCAACAAGGAGTGGTACGCCAACACCAGACCCCAGCTGGGCAGCTTCAACGTGACGGCCGCCGGACAGGCGCTCGACGCCATGGGCCTGAAGAGCAAGAACAGCGCCGGCATCCGCCTGCTCCCGAACGGCAAACCCCTGGAATTCGACCTGACGTACGGCACCGACTCCAGCACCTACCCCGCCATGGCCACCATCATCCAGAGCGACTTCGCCAAGGTCGGCGTGAAAGTCAACCTGCGCGGCATCCTGAGCAGCAAACTGCTCTCCACCGGGCAGAGCGGCGACTGGGAAATGATCCTGCACGCCTTCGGGGACCAGCCCGACCCGGAACTCCGCAAACCCATCTGGCAGCCCGGCGGCGCCCTGTACTACTGGCACCGCAGCCTCCAGCCCGCCAGGGACGGCGACAAACCCAACCTCGCGAAGATGGCCGCCTGGGAAAAGGACATCTACGCCATATTCGACAAGGCCGCCACCACCACCAACGTCGGGGAACGTAAGGCGCTGTACACCCGCTGGCAACTGTTGTTCGCGCAGAACCTGCCCGTCACGCCCATCGCCAAACCCGAGAACATCGGCGCGGTCAGCAACAAGTACGGCAACTACGTGTACAACCTCGGCGTGATCCCCGGCTACAACCCCGTCACGCTGATCTACCAGAAGTAA
- a CDS encoding GntR family transcriptional regulator has translation MSDTSSTWAIPLDAGSATPVYVQVAQGLASRIESGQLRRGSALPAERDLAATLGVSRVTVRQALALLSQQGLLARRHGSGTFVTPPAQPGDLPSRPLSLLASFSEDVRSRGQTPGARVLSFERARPTAHEAMSLALSPSEHVYRLRRLRTADGEPLAIEDSTLPASLVGPLTDQDVQDASLYALLQGRGLSPVRAIRHLRALNADLHLAPLLGVTVGAALLATDRVSWLENGKPIEYARAHYRGDRYDFVMELRGDQR, from the coding sequence ATGTCTGACACCTCCTCCACCTGGGCCATACCGCTGGATGCCGGAAGCGCCACGCCAGTCTACGTGCAGGTCGCACAGGGCCTCGCCAGCCGCATCGAGAGCGGTCAGTTGCGCCGTGGCAGCGCCCTGCCCGCCGAACGCGACCTGGCCGCCACGCTCGGCGTGTCCCGCGTGACCGTCCGGCAGGCCCTGGCGCTCCTGTCACAGCAGGGCCTGCTGGCCCGCCGTCATGGCAGCGGCACCTTCGTCACGCCGCCCGCCCAGCCCGGCGACCTGCCCAGCCGCCCGCTGTCCCTGCTGGCCTCGTTCTCCGAGGACGTCCGCTCCCGCGGGCAGACACCCGGCGCGCGGGTCCTGAGCTTCGAACGGGCCCGACCGACCGCGCACGAAGCCATGAGCCTCGCACTCTCGCCCAGCGAGCACGTGTACCGCCTGCGCCGCCTGCGCACCGCCGACGGCGAACCCCTGGCCATCGAGGACTCCACCCTGCCCGCCTCGCTGGTCGGCCCGCTGACCGATCAGGACGTGCAGGACGCCAGCCTGTACGCCCTGTTGCAGGGGCGCGGCCTGAGCCCGGTGCGCGCCATCCGGCACCTGCGCGCCCTGAACGCCGACCTGCACCTCGCGCCACTGCTGGGCGTGACGGTCGGCGCAGCGCTGCTGGCCACCGACCGCGTCTCGTGGCTGGAAAACGGCAAACCCATCGAGTACGCCCGCGCCCACTACCGCGGCGACCGCTACGACTTCGTGATGGAACTGCGCGGGGATCAGCGGTGA
- a CDS encoding anhydro-N-acetylmuramic acid kinase — protein sequence MTRPPRVLGLMSGTSADGIDAALLELPGWPELRGTHTPPDSTTLGAISGQIGVPGAPRGRVVAHTFTPYPPDLRGAVLAAMRGEVGAAGLTQLHWALGEALAQAAAPHAAHADLIASHGQTVQHHPTPDPARGWKRPATLQLGEAAVIAARTGRPVVADFRPADMAAGGVGAPLVPFADWALLAQPGVNRTLLNLGGIANVTALNGLNPQGVQAFDTGPANCLLDEIAAMTGQTHDAGGALAAAGQVHEPTLNRWLSHPELAQRPPKATGREVWTLARLDAPAHLNPADLAATATALSARSVAQALRFLNSPPHEVVVAGGGARNPALMRALAAALAALPTPAPLRTFADLGWTDAGFTDATREAAAFAFLGYAHAQGWPNTLPHTTGARHAVTAGRWTPAPPSPTDPAPRTGDRP from the coding sequence GTGACACGCCCCCCGCGCGTGCTGGGCCTGATGAGCGGCACCAGCGCCGACGGCATCGACGCCGCGCTGCTGGAACTGCCCGGCTGGCCCGAGCTGCGCGGGACCCACACGCCCCCCGATTCCACCACCCTGGGCGCCATCAGCGGCCAGATCGGCGTGCCCGGTGCGCCGCGTGGCCGGGTGGTCGCGCACACCTTCACGCCCTACCCGCCGGACCTGCGCGGCGCCGTGCTGGCCGCCATGCGCGGAGAAGTCGGCGCGGCCGGACTGACCCAGCTGCACTGGGCGCTGGGCGAGGCGCTGGCCCAGGCCGCCGCGCCGCACGCCGCGCACGCCGACCTGATCGCCAGCCACGGGCAGACCGTGCAGCACCACCCCACCCCGGACCCGGCGCGCGGCTGGAAACGGCCCGCAACCCTGCAACTCGGCGAGGCGGCCGTGATCGCCGCGCGCACCGGACGCCCGGTCGTGGCCGACTTCCGGCCCGCCGACATGGCCGCCGGGGGCGTGGGCGCGCCACTGGTGCCGTTCGCGGACTGGGCGCTGCTGGCGCAACCCGGCGTGAACCGCACCCTGCTGAACCTGGGCGGCATCGCGAACGTCACCGCCCTGAACGGCCTGAACCCGCAGGGCGTGCAGGCCTTCGACACCGGCCCCGCCAACTGCCTGCTCGACGAGATCGCCGCCATGACCGGCCAGACGCACGACGCGGGCGGCGCACTGGCCGCCGCCGGGCAGGTACACGAACCCACCCTGAACCGCTGGCTGTCGCACCCGGAACTCGCGCAGCGGCCCCCCAAGGCCACCGGCCGCGAGGTCTGGACCCTGGCCCGGCTGGACGCCCCCGCGCACCTGAACCCCGCCGACCTGGCCGCGACCGCCACCGCCCTGAGCGCCCGGAGTGTCGCCCAGGCCCTGCGTTTCCTGAACAGCCCCCCGCACGAGGTGGTCGTGGCGGGCGGCGGGGCGCGCAACCCGGCCCTGATGCGCGCCCTGGCCGCCGCGCTGGCAGCCCTGCCCACGCCGGCGCCGCTGCGGACCTTCGCTGACCTCGGCTGGACCGACGCCGGATTCACGGACGCCACCCGCGAGGCCGCCGCGTTCGCGTTCCTGGGGTACGCGCACGCGCAGGGCTGGCCGAACACCCTGCCGCACACCACCGGCGCCCGCCACGCCGTCACGGCTGGCCGGTGGACGCCCGCGCCGCCGTCACCGACCGATCCCGCCCCCCGCACTGGAGACCGCCCATGA
- the murQ gene encoding N-acetylmuramic acid 6-phosphate etherase: MTHPPDPASDPQGTEQQPAPQVPTAPQPITTLPITTLPAALLPGADLPPRRPTPLPPEARRTEAFRTDHTDLDCLSTAALVQALVDDQVQAVNAARDAAPALARAVAAALPRLERGGRLVYAGAGTSGRLGVLDATELTPTFSWPPERAVPLIAGGERAIRRAVEGAEDDREAGEHDVQAVRVGPDDVLIGVAASGTTPYVLGALRAARAAGALTISLSNNPDTPLLDAADCAVLLDTGPELISGSTRLKAGTAQKIALNTLSSALMVRLGKVYGNLMVDVRTSNTKLEGRALRLVMHAANASESQSRAALLEANGQVKVAVVALRLGVNVREAARRLDEAGGHARAALGEA; the protein is encoded by the coding sequence ATGACGCACCCACCGGACCCCGCCTCCGACCCGCAGGGCACCGAGCAGCAGCCCGCGCCGCAGGTACCCACCGCGCCGCAGCCCATCACGACCCTGCCCATCACGACTCTGCCGGCCGCGCTTCTGCCGGGCGCGGACCTGCCGCCGCGCCGACCGACCCCGCTGCCCCCGGAAGCCCGCCGCACCGAGGCCTTCCGCACCGATCACACCGACCTGGACTGCCTGAGTACCGCCGCGCTGGTGCAGGCGCTCGTGGACGACCAAGTGCAGGCCGTGAACGCCGCCCGTGACGCCGCGCCCGCCCTGGCCCGCGCGGTCGCCGCCGCGCTGCCCCGCCTGGAACGCGGCGGACGGCTGGTGTACGCCGGAGCCGGAACCAGCGGCCGCCTGGGCGTGCTGGACGCCACGGAACTCACGCCGACCTTCTCATGGCCGCCGGAGCGGGCCGTGCCGCTGATCGCCGGAGGTGAACGCGCCATCCGCCGCGCCGTCGAGGGCGCCGAGGACGACCGCGAAGCCGGAGAGCACGACGTGCAGGCCGTCAGGGTCGGGCCGGACGACGTGCTGATCGGCGTGGCCGCCAGCGGCACCACCCCGTACGTGCTGGGCGCGCTGCGCGCCGCGCGGGCCGCCGGGGCGCTCACCATCAGCCTGTCGAACAACCCGGACACGCCGCTGCTGGACGCCGCCGACTGCGCCGTGCTGCTGGACACCGGCCCGGAACTCATCAGCGGCAGCACCCGCCTGAAGGCCGGAACGGCGCAGAAGATCGCGCTGAACACCCTGTCCAGCGCCCTGATGGTCCGGCTGGGCAAGGTGTACGGGAACCTGATGGTGGACGTGCGCACCAGCAACACCAAACTCGAGGGCCGGGCGCTGCGGCTGGTCATGCACGCCGCGAACGCCAGCGAATCGCAGTCACGCGCGGCGCTGCTCGAAGCGAACGGGCAGGTGAAGGTCGCGGTGGTCGCGCTGCGCCTGGGCGTGAACGTCCGCGAGGCCGCCCGCCGACTGGACGAGGCGGGTGGGCACGCCCGCGCCGCGCTGGGCGAGGCCTGA
- a CDS encoding serine hydrolase domain-containing protein, translated as MSRVPGPVIPGVTRALLERATQVPGGPSAVALGVVSAAGERATLLLGTPQRTPALPAEAPPLDAAFWWDLASLTKPLLTAREILRAAERGQLDLDDPLGAHLPDLAWMPGQGNESGLRGRTLRHLLTHSAGLHAWAKLFTWGDERTIRARFLHEPWPVSEAGPVVYSDLGYVLLGRVLERLHGHPLRDLPPEDGLTFTPDPAHSVATEHCLWRERLLRGETHDENAAAMGGVAGHAGLFGTLGGVLRQAELLLRGGWLSPAAQAEALRPQVEDRTLAFVTASPGWSGGSLASPAAFGHTGFTGTGLWVDPARGLAWTLLTNRVHPTRHTGFDIQGLRRAVGNTLLAAQDG; from the coding sequence ATGAGCCGCGTGCCCGGTCCAGTCATTCCCGGGGTCACGCGGGCGCTGCTGGAACGGGCCACGCAGGTGCCGGGCGGACCGAGCGCCGTCGCGCTGGGCGTGGTCAGCGCCGCCGGTGAGCGGGCGACCCTGCTGCTGGGCACGCCGCAGCGCACCCCGGCACTCCCGGCAGAGGCGCCGCCGCTGGACGCGGCCTTCTGGTGGGACCTGGCCAGCCTGACCAAACCGCTGCTGACCGCCCGCGAGATCCTGCGCGCCGCCGAGCGCGGCCAGCTGGACCTCGACGACCCGCTCGGCGCGCACCTGCCGGACCTCGCGTGGATGCCCGGCCAGGGCAACGAGAGCGGCCTGCGTGGGCGCACGCTGCGGCACCTGTTGACGCACAGCGCGGGCCTGCACGCCTGGGCGAAACTGTTCACCTGGGGCGACGAGCGGACCATCCGCGCCCGGTTCCTGCATGAACCCTGGCCGGTCAGTGAGGCTGGCCCGGTCGTGTACTCGGACCTGGGGTACGTGCTGCTGGGCCGCGTGCTGGAACGCCTGCACGGACACCCGCTGCGGGACCTGCCGCCCGAAGACGGGCTGACCTTCACGCCCGACCCGGCCCACTCGGTCGCCACGGAACACTGCCTGTGGCGCGAGCGGCTGCTGCGCGGCGAGACGCACGACGAGAACGCCGCCGCGATGGGTGGCGTCGCCGGGCACGCCGGTCTGTTCGGCACGCTGGGCGGCGTGCTGCGGCAGGCGGAACTGCTGCTGCGCGGCGGCTGGCTCTCCCCTGCCGCGCAGGCCGAGGCGCTGCGCCCGCAGGTCGAGGACCGCACCCTGGCCTTCGTGACCGCCAGCCCCGGCTGGAGCGGCGGCAGCCTCGCCAGTCCCGCCGCGTTCGGGCACACCGGCTTTACCGGCACGGGCCTGTGGGTGGACCCCGCGCGCGGCCTCGCCTGGACGCTGCTGACCAACCGCGTACACCCGACCCGGCACACGGGCTTCGACATTCAGGGCCTGCGCCGCGCCGTGGGCAACACCCTGCTGGCCGCGCAGGACGGGTAG